In Nocardioides nitrophenolicus, the genomic window GACCCGTACAGACCCCCTCTCGCGACGTCTTGGGTCGCGAAGAGCAGCGAACAACGTGTTACAGCGCCGTCCACGACCCGCCCGCGCCGAGCGGCGGGATCAGTGGTGCCCGGTGCGTCGGTGGTGCTGTCGGTCGGCCGGGCTGTCACAGTTTGTCGATGGAGGAGCCCGCCGAGCGCGTTCCGGTCGCGCCGAGGGCACGGGCCGGGGAGACCTCGGCACACGGTCGTCTCGGAGTCCGGAGCCGGGTCGGCGCGGCTGCGGCAGCCATGGTCGTGGCGGCGGCGGCGGGGGTGACGGTCGCCGCGGCCCTGATCGGATCGGGGTCGCGGGACGAACCGACGCCGGCCGACCAGCGGACAGACCGGCCGACACGCCACCCGCAGCAGATCGCCGAGGCATTCGTCGCGTTCGCCGCCGATGGCTCCACGACGGTTCCGTGGTCCGACCGGGTCTCCTACCTGATCGAGGGCAGCGTGGTAGCGAGCCTCAGCTCGGCGGACGCGAGCACCCACCAGGCATGGAGCGGGTGCCCGCCGAGCGAGCACGAGTACGCCGCCCGCGCCTGCCCGGTCTCTCCGGTAACGGCGCGCGCGGGCCTCCTCGCGGAGGGCGGTGAGGCTGTCGTGGAGCCGGGTACGCCGCACACCGTCGGGTGCAGCTCGCCGGTGCTCGCAGCACCAGCGGAGCTGAATGCGGCCTCCGCCGTCACGATTCGGCCCCCGCTCGTCCGACGGGACTGCTTCGCCGACTTCGCCGTCACGCTCTATCTGGCCGATGACGACCGGGTCTCGGCGCTCGCCCTCACCCTCAGTGGGCCGTAGGGCGGCTGCCGTTCGACGACGACGCCGCGCCGATGCTCGCCGCGACGGCGGCCGCTCACGGACCCGCCGTGGTGACCCCGGACGGCTCAGAACAGCAGCGCCGTGGCCGGGTCGGCCACCAGGTCGGCGACATCGGCGAGGAACCGGGAGCCGGTGGCGCCGTCGATGTGGCGATGGTCGAAGGACAGCGACAGGGTCATCACCTGGCGCGGCAGCACCTGGTCGCCGACCACCCACGGCCGCGGCCTGATCGCGCCGAGGCACAGGATCGCGGACTCACCGGGGTTGATGATCGGCGTGCCCCCGTCGACGCCGAACACCCCGACGTTGGTGAGGGTGAACGACCCGCCCGCCATGTCGGCGGGCTGGGTGCGGCCCTCGCGAGCGGTGGTGGTGAGCGCCTCCAGTGCCTCGGCGAGCTCGACCAGGGACAGGGCGTGGGCGTCCTTGATGTTGGGGACCACCAGGCCGCGGGGGGTGGCGGCGGCGATGCCGAGGTTGACGTAGTGCTTGACCACGACCTCCTGGGCGGCCTCGTCCCAGGTCGAGTTGATCAGCGGGGTACGGCGCAGCGCGAGCAGGCAGGCCCGGGCGACGACCAGCAGCGGGCTGACCTTGACGTCCGCGAGCTCCCGGCGATCCCGCAGCCGGGCGACCAGCTCCACGGTCGCGGTGGCGTCGATGGTGACCCACTCGGTGACATGGGGCGCGGTGGAGGCCGAGGCCACCATCGCGGCGGCCATGTTCTTGCGCACCCCCTTGATCGGCTCGCGGGTCTCGCGGCCGGCGGGGTCGGCGGCGACCGGGGCCGCGACGGGACGAGCCGCCGGCGCGGCGCCGCCCGCGGCGGCGAGCACGTCCTCCTTGCTGACCGTGCCCTGGGGCCCGGTCGGCGCCAGCGTGGTGAGGTCGACGCCGAGGTCGCGGGCCAGCCGGCGCACCAGCGGCTTGGCGAGGGCCCGGGCCGGGCGGGCGGGCTCGTCGACCGGACCCGGCACCACCACGGCCGGCACCTCGTCGGGCGTGGCCTTGCGGGCGCGCCGCTTGAGCGCGCGCTGCTTGGGCCCGTAGCCGACGAGGGTGGCGTTGCCGGCCGGCGGGATGTTGGTGTCGATCGGCTCGGGAGCGGGCGGAGCCGCCGCCGGAGCGGTCGGCGGCGTGGCGGCGGGCGCGGCGCCCGGCTCGCCGATCCGGATGATCGGCGTGCCGACCTCGACCGTCCGCCCCTCGGGGACGAGCAGCGCCAGCACGTGGCCGGCGTACGGCGAGGGCAGCTCGACGATCGACTTGGCGGTCTCGATCTCGACCACGATGTCGTTGACCGCGACGACATCGCCCTCCTTGACCCGCCAGGCCACGATCTCGGCCTCGGTGAGGCCCTCGCCGACGTCGGGGAGCTTGAACTCGTGGGCAGTCATGGCACTCCTCAGAACCCGTAGGTCCGGTCGACGGCGTCGAGGATCCGGTCGAGGTCGGGCAGGAAGGCGTCCTCGATCCGGGCGGGCGGGTACGGCGTGTCGAAGCCGGTGACGCGCAGCACCGGCGCCTCCAGCGAGTGGAAGCACTCCTCGGTGACCCGGGCCGCGATCTCGGCACCGAGGCCGAGGGTCAGGTGCGCCTCGTGGACGACCACCAGGCGACCAGTACGCCGGACCGACTCGTGGACGGGGACCAGGTCGAGCGGGGAGAGGGTGCGCAGGTCGATCACCTCGAGCGAGCGGCCCTCCTCCGCGGCGACGGTCGCGGCGTCCAGGCAGGTGGAGACCGTCGGCCCGTAGGCGACGAGGGTCGCGTCCGCACCCGCACGCACCACCCGCGACTGCCACAGCGGCGCGGCCGGCGCCGACTCGTCGACCTCGGCCTTCGCGGAGTGGTAGAGCCGCTTGGGCTCGAGGAAGACCACCGGGTCGTCGGAGTGGATGGCCTGCTGGATCATCACGTAGGCGTCGGCCGGGTTGGAGCAGGTGACCACCTTGAGCCCGGGGGTGTGCACGAACTGCGCCTCGGGCGACTCGCTGTGGTGCTCGACCGCGCCGATGCCGCCGCCGTACGGGATCCGGATCACCATCGGCATCCGGACCCGGCCCTGGCTGCGGAAGTGGATCTTGGCGACCTGGCACACGATCTGGTCGTACGCCGGGTAGACGAAGCCGTCGAACTGGATCTCCACCACGGGCCGGTAGCCGCGCATCGCGAGACCGACGGCGGTGCCGACGATGCCGGACTCCGCCAGCGGGGTGTCGACGACCCGCGCGTCGCCGAAGTCCTTCTGCAGCCCGTCGGTGATCCGGAAGACGCCGCCGAGGGCGCCGACGTCCTCGCCCATGACGACGACCTTGTCGTCGTCCTCCATCGCCTTGCGCAGGCCCGCGTTGAGGGCCTTGGCCAGGGTCATCGTGGTCATCGGCCCACCTCCTCGAACGAGGCGGCGTGGGCGTCGTAGTCCGCCTGCTGCGCGGCGAGCTCGGCCGTCTTCTCGGCGTGGACCAGGTCCCACAGGTCGTGGGTCGAGGGATCGGGCAGCGCGTGGCACTCGCGGCGCATCCGCTCGCCGAGCGCGTCGGCCTCGGCCGCGACCTCGGCCAGGAAGGCGTCGTCGGCCATCCCGTTGCGGCGCAGGTAGACCTCGAGC contains:
- a CDS encoding dihydrolipoamide acetyltransferase family protein, with the protein product MTAHEFKLPDVGEGLTEAEIVAWRVKEGDVVAVNDIVVEIETAKSIVELPSPYAGHVLALLVPEGRTVEVGTPIIRIGEPGAAPAATPPTAPAAAPPAPEPIDTNIPPAGNATLVGYGPKQRALKRRARKATPDEVPAVVVPGPVDEPARPARALAKPLVRRLARDLGVDLTTLAPTGPQGTVSKEDVLAAAGGAAPAARPVAAPVAADPAGRETREPIKGVRKNMAAAMVASASTAPHVTEWVTIDATATVELVARLRDRRELADVKVSPLLVVARACLLALRRTPLINSTWDEAAQEVVVKHYVNLGIAAATPRGLVVPNIKDAHALSLVELAEALEALTTTAREGRTQPADMAGGSFTLTNVGVFGVDGGTPIINPGESAILCLGAIRPRPWVVGDQVLPRQVMTLSLSFDHRHIDGATGSRFLADVADLVADPATALLF
- a CDS encoding alpha-ketoacid dehydrogenase subunit beta yields the protein MTTMTLAKALNAGLRKAMEDDDKVVVMGEDVGALGGVFRITDGLQKDFGDARVVDTPLAESGIVGTAVGLAMRGYRPVVEIQFDGFVYPAYDQIVCQVAKIHFRSQGRVRMPMVIRIPYGGGIGAVEHHSESPEAQFVHTPGLKVVTCSNPADAYVMIQQAIHSDDPVVFLEPKRLYHSAKAEVDESAPAAPLWQSRVVRAGADATLVAYGPTVSTCLDAATVAAEEGRSLEVIDLRTLSPLDLVPVHESVRRTGRLVVVHEAHLTLGLGAEIAARVTEECFHSLEAPVLRVTGFDTPYPPARIEDAFLPDLDRILDAVDRTYGF